A single genomic interval of Spirosoma linguale DSM 74 harbors:
- a CDS encoding cyclase/dehydrase (PFAM: cyclase/dehydrase; Polyketide cyclase/dehydrase~KEGG: geo:Geob_0283 cyclase/dehydrase), translated as MANKKQPVSSVLGMGQVKPDASGSSQINVGNTERIWSAAGGALLATYGLRRGSFSGLVLATLGGYMVYRGASGYCPMNQALGRNTAEPNAENQVVDSIEIAKSLTINKPRQEVYAYWRQLENLPRFMFHLSEVRQLDNKRSHWVAKLSDNFLAKTLGTVEWDAQILEEVENERLVWKSLADARIDNAGEVRFVDAPNGQGTEVHAVIKYRPPVGQLGGTIMKLFNPAFEEMIKQDLRRFKQLLETGEITTIEGQPSGRKPEQQSGKKPVSEHAKADEKHESAML; from the coding sequence ATGGCAAACAAAAAGCAGCCCGTGTCGAGTGTACTGGGCATGGGACAGGTCAAACCGGACGCCAGTGGTTCCAGCCAAATCAACGTGGGCAATACGGAGCGAATCTGGTCGGCGGCTGGCGGAGCGTTGTTAGCCACGTACGGCTTACGGCGGGGTTCGTTTAGTGGGCTAGTACTGGCCACGCTGGGTGGCTATATGGTCTACCGGGGGGCGTCGGGCTATTGCCCCATGAATCAGGCGCTGGGGCGGAATACGGCCGAGCCAAACGCCGAAAATCAGGTGGTCGATTCAATTGAAATCGCCAAAAGCCTGACGATCAACAAACCGCGCCAGGAGGTATATGCCTACTGGCGGCAACTGGAGAATCTGCCCCGGTTTATGTTTCACCTGAGCGAGGTCCGACAACTCGACAACAAACGGTCGCATTGGGTAGCGAAACTCTCGGATAATTTCCTTGCCAAAACGCTGGGAACGGTGGAGTGGGATGCCCAGATTCTGGAGGAGGTAGAAAATGAGCGATTGGTCTGGAAATCCCTCGCCGACGCCCGGATTGACAACGCAGGTGAAGTCCGTTTTGTCGATGCGCCCAATGGGCAGGGTACGGAAGTTCACGCCGTGATCAAGTACCGTCCACCAGTTGGGCAACTGGGTGGTACGATCATGAAACTGTTTAACCCGGCTTTTGAGGAAATGATCAAGCAGGACCTGCGCCGGTTCAAGCAATTGCTGGAAACCGGCGAAATCACGACCATCGAGGGGCAGCCATCGGGTCGGAAACCTGAGCAACAATCCGGTAAAAAACCGGTATCTGAACACGCTAAAGCAGACGAAAAACATGAAAGCGCTATGTTATAA
- a CDS encoding major royal jelly protein (PFAM: major royal jelly protein~KEGG: gme:Gmet_2448 hypothetical protein): MNTSSQQLEPVFSDDTYQLTGVAIAKDGRLFSCYPLWPGPHRYSVVEIFSNNQVKPYPDNQWNSWQEGDDGTNKWVCVQAVYVDAENNLWVVDPACPNMEQVYDASVKLVKFNLATNRIEDVYRFEDVLSNKSYINDVRVDTHRQVAYLTNSNEGGIVVVNLETGTSRQVLRNHPSVKHDPSFTLIVDGKEFKKQGQPVHLQSDGIALTPDGEWLYYKPLTDNKLYRIRTDYLRNEALPDDQREAAVEDLGQFAVTDGMIFDINGNLYLGDYQHDKLVRLTPAHKLEDVVADERLIWPDSYSMSTDGYLYISCSQINKQPDYNEGENKRTTPYAIYRMKLPDT, translated from the coding sequence ATGAATACAAGCAGTCAGCAACTGGAACCAGTCTTTTCAGATGATACCTACCAGTTAACCGGGGTGGCGATAGCGAAAGATGGTCGTTTGTTTAGCTGTTATCCGTTATGGCCCGGACCACATCGGTACAGTGTTGTCGAAATCTTTTCCAATAACCAGGTGAAACCGTATCCAGACAATCAATGGAACAGCTGGCAGGAAGGGGACGACGGGACAAATAAGTGGGTTTGTGTGCAGGCCGTGTATGTGGATGCGGAGAACAACCTGTGGGTGGTGGACCCGGCCTGCCCGAACATGGAACAGGTGTATGACGCTAGTGTTAAGCTGGTCAAGTTCAACCTGGCTACCAACCGCATCGAAGACGTGTATCGGTTCGAGGATGTATTAAGCAACAAAAGCTACATCAACGATGTGCGGGTCGATACCCATAGGCAGGTAGCGTATTTAACCAACTCCAATGAAGGGGGCATTGTGGTGGTTAACCTCGAAACGGGAACAAGTCGGCAGGTATTGCGCAACCATCCGTCGGTCAAACACGACCCTTCCTTTACACTGATCGTGGACGGGAAGGAATTCAAAAAGCAGGGGCAGCCGGTACACCTTCAATCCGATGGCATTGCCTTAACCCCGGATGGCGAATGGCTGTATTACAAACCGCTCACCGACAATAAGCTCTACCGCATCCGAACGGACTATTTGCGGAACGAAGCCTTGCCGGACGATCAACGGGAGGCTGCGGTGGAGGACTTGGGCCAGTTCGCGGTGACGGACGGAATGATCTTCGACATAAACGGCAACCTGTACCTGGGCGATTACCAGCACGATAAACTGGTCCGACTAACGCCTGCGCACAAGCTGGAAGACGTTGTGGCTGATGAACGGCTGATCTGGCCGGATAGTTATTCCATGTCGACGGATGGCTATTTGTACATCAGTTGCTCCCAAATCAATAAGCAGCCCGATTATAACGAAGGCGAGAACAAACGAACCACGCCGTACGCCATTTACCGGATGAAGTTGCCTGATACCTAA
- a CDS encoding conserved hypothetical protein (KEGG: mch:Mchl_3369 hypothetical protein), with translation MQPVLEETIAEFEDRKIADRNLDTRVKDIPGWGMDADPDNDPTYPMKHWNGADHERLNYEKAPQQPIDIEVLHSVERPGVTRVFGTSTPPSGLSGAIRRYAYRYSEATATHWMTLILADRVNAIEGKLSDLTHGVLPNPWLERGWRAEWKHNRPAFIRKATTTGLLITAGILLLRRKNKRE, from the coding sequence ATGCAACCCGTATTAGAAGAGACAATAGCCGAATTTGAGGACCGTAAGATTGCGGACCGAAACCTGGATACCCGCGTTAAAGACATCCCCGGCTGGGGCATGGATGCGGATCCGGACAATGATCCGACCTACCCCATGAAGCATTGGAACGGGGCAGACCACGAGCGGCTCAACTATGAAAAAGCGCCCCAGCAGCCCATCGACATCGAGGTCCTTCATTCGGTGGAGCGACCGGGTGTTACGCGGGTCTTTGGTACGTCAACACCGCCTTCGGGCCTGAGTGGGGCCATCCGTCGCTATGCCTATCGGTATAGCGAAGCAACCGCTACGCACTGGATGACGCTGATCTTGGCGGACCGGGTCAACGCCATCGAGGGCAAGCTAAGTGACTTAACGCATGGCGTTCTGCCCAACCCCTGGCTTGAGCGGGGCTGGCGAGCGGAATGGAAGCACAACCGCCCGGCTTTTATCCGAAAGGCCACGACGACGGGCTTGCTGATTACGGCCGGCATCCTGCTGCTAAGACGAAAAAACAAGCGCGAATAA
- a CDS encoding Alcohol dehydrogenase GroES domain protein (PFAM: Alcohol dehydrogenase GroES domain protein; Alcohol dehydrogenase zinc-binding domain protein~KEGG: mch:Mchl_3368 alcohol dehydrogenase GroES domain protein) codes for MLAMNFRGPRQIRLDRNKPEPEIKHPYDAIVRVTRSLICGSDLHLYHGRVPDTRVGMTFGHEFTGVVEAVGSGVQKLKVGDHVLVPFNVACGTCPHCKQELYGNCNESNPEATAVGGFFGYAHTGGGYDGGQAEYVRVPYADVSPTKIPKGMDLENAVLLTDVVPTGYQAAEQGGIQKGDTVVVFGAGPVGLMAARFAWFFGATRVIVIDHVDYRLEFARQFSFAETYNFREMKDPVLFLKKATDYFGADVCIDAVGCDGTGSALQTITGKGLMLQAGDATALHWAINSVKKGGIVSIIGVYGPPWNLVPVGSLMNKGITLRANQASVKRLLPKLIDHIMSGRINPKEIITHRLPLEEVSDAYRMFSGKLDHIVKPLLIPPRANVA; via the coding sequence ATGTTAGCTATGAATTTTCGCGGTCCCCGTCAAATCAGACTTGACCGCAACAAGCCCGAGCCCGAGATCAAGCATCCCTATGATGCCATTGTCCGGGTCACCCGATCCTTAATTTGCGGATCAGACCTGCACCTCTATCACGGTCGTGTACCCGATACCCGGGTGGGCATGACCTTTGGCCATGAGTTTACCGGCGTCGTCGAAGCGGTAGGCTCGGGTGTGCAAAAACTGAAGGTAGGTGACCACGTACTGGTGCCATTTAACGTGGCCTGCGGCACCTGCCCGCATTGTAAGCAGGAACTGTATGGCAACTGCAATGAGTCCAACCCGGAAGCCACCGCCGTGGGCGGCTTTTTTGGCTATGCCCACACCGGCGGGGGGTATGATGGGGGACAGGCCGAATACGTTCGGGTACCCTACGCCGATGTGAGCCCCACCAAAATCCCCAAAGGAATGGACCTGGAAAATGCTGTGCTGCTGACGGATGTGGTGCCGACTGGCTACCAGGCGGCCGAGCAGGGCGGTATCCAGAAGGGTGATACCGTGGTGGTGTTTGGAGCCGGCCCGGTGGGTCTGATGGCGGCCCGCTTTGCCTGGTTTTTCGGGGCGACCCGGGTCATTGTGATCGACCACGTGGACTACCGCCTGGAGTTCGCCCGCCAGTTTTCCTTTGCCGAGACGTACAATTTCCGGGAGATGAAAGACCCGGTGTTGTTCTTAAAAAAAGCCACGGATTACTTTGGCGCTGACGTCTGTATTGATGCGGTAGGCTGCGATGGCACCGGCAGTGCCCTGCAAACCATCACCGGTAAAGGATTGATGTTGCAAGCCGGCGATGCCACGGCCCTGCACTGGGCGATTAACTCAGTAAAAAAGGGCGGCATTGTATCCATCATCGGGGTTTACGGCCCTCCCTGGAACCTGGTACCCGTTGGTAGTCTGATGAACAAAGGCATTACCCTACGGGCCAACCAGGCCTCGGTAAAACGGTTATTGCCCAAGCTGATTGATCATATTATGAGCGGCCGCATCAATCCCAAGGAAATCATCACCCACCGGCTGCCCCTGGAAGAAGTGTCAGATGCGTACCGCATGTTTTCCGGTAAGCTGGACCATATCGTTAAACCCTTACTCATTCCGCCACGCGCTAATGTGGCTTAA
- a CDS encoding signal transduction histidine kinase (PFAM: histidine kinase dimerisation/phosphoacceptor; ATP-binding region ATPase domain protein~SMART: ATP-binding region ATPase domain protein~KEGG: pca:Pcar_0299 two component sensor histidine kinase): MECKCFLTPLGKLVSGLVAIFAIPVYVANAQPDSALYSDVARQRLLIRITAQYIHTISQGQIDMDSAIRIPCNVYQLSPLHAYNEGYNADGKPSAGTRLLDAGKVMEARALLNKLPQEARLRLLVDLGSYFVFKPGAEKADLDQASTYINEALLLSKKASIQWQVESRALRAHWLDQSGLAAEGQKVFDELITLCDRSGNSLASARLLLRAGELLHYGNPERLVKFEKALSIFKKARAIDKEIETLSLINIEYFVAKKYDVAETYLRTIVNLQAQINFRHQQYPYDALSWLAYRKGSLTDALAYSNKSLASVASKADSTFISYFYTRRGLVYERLHKLNESLTWYDKGLENRTPGTRLFWYRAVIGKVLTLNEIGRAREALSLLKETKRNYPPNSYFDKMHFAFLLGKTYANLKKISLAESNYQVFLTMAEKFPVEYIHDEFPAAYFQISTFYRTIGKTRQARQYLELGKDYTSAFDIVAKDNYYYNLFKIDSTEGRHLDAIRHLKHSYEFTDSVFSYDQRKRSEELLVKYEAEKKDKNIQLLNSQYQLERLRTEEAHRTRNLMLAGLVLLLIIIALLFNRYLIKQKTNSKLVANQRELDQKNSFLETLTTEQDKLLKEKEWLLKEVHHRVKNNLQMVTSLLYSQSVYLQDETAKLAVKDSLRRMQAMALIHQKLYQDENTSTIAMPEYIYELISYLQESFDERGQITFKQTIEPLSLDVAQAIPLGLIITESIVNTIKHAFLSGQKGIVSLELLPDGPDFLVLKIADNGIGLPTDLDTTEYTSLGLELMQGLARQLNGFFTIESRNGVLVTVRFMPLSRHYAETNLSEKIS, encoded by the coding sequence ATGGAATGTAAGTGCTTCCTTACACCGCTTGGTAAGCTCGTATCAGGTTTAGTGGCCATCTTTGCCATACCCGTATATGTTGCCAATGCGCAGCCTGATAGTGCGCTGTATAGCGACGTAGCCAGACAGCGATTGTTAATCCGTATTACGGCGCAATACATCCATACCATTAGTCAGGGACAGATCGATATGGATAGCGCCATCCGTATTCCCTGCAACGTGTATCAATTAAGTCCTCTGCATGCCTATAATGAAGGATATAATGCTGACGGAAAACCGTCAGCGGGAACCCGCTTGCTGGACGCCGGAAAAGTAATGGAAGCCAGGGCATTACTTAACAAGCTGCCTCAGGAGGCACGACTTCGGTTATTGGTGGACTTGGGTAGTTATTTCGTGTTCAAACCAGGCGCCGAAAAAGCAGATCTTGATCAGGCATCAACATATATCAACGAAGCTTTACTACTCAGTAAAAAAGCGTCTATTCAATGGCAGGTTGAGAGTAGGGCTCTTCGGGCTCATTGGCTTGATCAATCTGGACTTGCAGCTGAAGGTCAGAAGGTATTTGATGAACTAATAACCTTATGCGATCGATCGGGAAACTCACTGGCATCGGCCAGACTATTGCTGCGCGCCGGAGAACTTTTGCATTACGGAAACCCTGAAAGGCTTGTAAAATTTGAAAAAGCCCTGTCTATTTTTAAAAAAGCAAGAGCAATAGACAAGGAAATTGAAACCCTGTCCCTGATAAACATTGAATACTTTGTTGCCAAAAAGTATGATGTAGCAGAAACGTATTTGCGCACGATTGTCAACCTGCAAGCCCAAATAAACTTTCGGCATCAACAGTACCCCTATGATGCATTATCCTGGCTGGCTTATCGGAAAGGATCTCTTACCGATGCGTTAGCCTACTCAAACAAAAGCCTGGCAAGCGTAGCCTCCAAAGCCGATTCAACATTTATCAGTTACTTCTATACGCGAAGGGGACTTGTCTATGAACGACTGCATAAACTGAATGAATCCCTTACCTGGTATGACAAAGGATTGGAAAATAGGACACCCGGAACAAGGTTATTCTGGTACAGAGCTGTAATAGGCAAAGTACTAACGCTGAATGAGATTGGTAGAGCCAGAGAGGCCTTGTCCCTTCTTAAAGAAACAAAACGGAATTATCCACCCAACTCCTACTTTGACAAAATGCACTTTGCCTTTCTGCTGGGGAAGACGTATGCTAATTTAAAGAAGATCAGTCTTGCGGAAAGCAACTACCAGGTCTTTCTGACTATGGCAGAAAAATTTCCGGTGGAATACATTCATGACGAATTCCCGGCGGCCTATTTCCAAATTTCTACCTTTTACCGAACAATTGGCAAAACTAGGCAGGCGAGACAATACCTCGAACTGGGAAAAGACTATACTTCTGCATTCGATATAGTAGCGAAGGACAATTATTATTATAATCTGTTCAAAATCGATTCAACAGAGGGACGTCATCTGGACGCGATCCGGCACCTTAAGCATAGTTACGAGTTTACCGACTCGGTATTTAGCTATGACCAACGGAAACGATCAGAAGAGTTATTGGTGAAGTATGAGGCCGAGAAAAAAGATAAAAACATCCAATTACTGAATAGTCAATATCAGCTGGAGCGTTTGCGAACTGAGGAGGCACATCGGACCAGAAATCTAATGCTGGCTGGTTTGGTACTCCTGCTTATTATTATCGCGCTGTTGTTTAACCGGTATCTGATCAAACAAAAAACGAACAGCAAACTTGTCGCGAATCAACGGGAACTGGATCAAAAAAATAGTTTTCTGGAAACACTCACGACCGAACAGGACAAACTCCTGAAAGAAAAAGAATGGTTGTTGAAGGAAGTTCATCATCGGGTTAAAAACAATCTCCAGATGGTAACGAGCTTGCTTTATTCGCAATCGGTGTATTTGCAGGATGAAACCGCCAAACTGGCCGTAAAAGACAGCCTTCGCCGAATGCAGGCTATGGCCTTAATTCATCAAAAGCTTTACCAGGATGAAAATACCTCCACCATCGCCATGCCCGAATACATCTATGAGCTGATCAGTTACTTACAGGAAAGTTTCGATGAGAGGGGGCAGATTACGTTCAAACAGACTATTGAGCCACTATCTCTTGATGTAGCTCAGGCAATTCCCCTGGGTTTGATCATCACCGAAAGTATTGTCAACACCATAAAGCATGCTTTTCTAAGTGGGCAAAAAGGGATTGTGAGTCTGGAACTTCTACCGGACGGACCGGATTTTTTAGTACTAAAAATAGCGGATAATGGCATTGGCTTGCCCACTGACCTGGACACAACGGAGTATACTTCGCTGGGACTTGAGCTGATGCAGGGGCTTGCCAGGCAATTGAATGGGTTTTTCACGATTGAAAGCCGTAATGGTGTGCTTGTGACCGTCCGGTTTATGCCATTAAGCCGACATTACGCGGAGACAAACTTGTCTGAAAAAATTTCCTAA
- a CDS encoding Sigma 54 interacting domain protein (PFAM: sigma-54 factor interaction domain-containing protein; response regulator receiver; ATPase associated with various cellular activities AAA_5~SMART: response regulator receiver; AAA ATPase~KEGG: geo:Geob_0176 transcriptional regulator, NifA subfamily, Fis family), producing the protein MSTRILIVEDEFVVANSLRILLRQAGYHVSGIATSAEEAYAILQKDKPHLVLLDIRLNGSESGIDLARKLKAEHIAFVYLSANSSQKVLEEAKKTEPYGFLVKPFREKDLLVALDIALYLHKNRLESKLRQEALLERQLLEISQNALNAKQTFLQIARAIRTVIPFDLIVCGTRPFTASRFGDYGYLRVGLDDYQFIGRDELLTISGLKSDALSNIIENSHTDTHVATYNNNATTDVVHLTPLQKLWLTIYNLESYLVFPVALSDGSWVHYTFYSRRREMYTQSHLAMLTGFISSLTKATEKLVQSDLSSTYTTRLSVDRKHDRAQDSQGSVPKFKGIIGNHPLLLAALDLVTQVAPYNTSVLILGESGTGKESIAQAIHSLSVRKTGPFIKVNCAAIPAALIESELFGHEKGAFTGAIEKRKGKFEQSHEGTLFLDEIGEMPLDMQVRLLRVLQEKEIDPVGGKSPKKVDVRVVAATNRNLEREVAEGRFRLDLYYRLNVFPITLPPLRERKSDIQALSVYVANRFCKEFSKDFNGISAGMMDELEGYTWPGNIRELENVLERSVILNDGQSELELKQSLLGTTDKVPSKVAIETLGDVRRIQRETEREYLISVLKNTKGLIRGANGAAELLHIKPTTLEARLAKLGIQREDLGIG; encoded by the coding sequence ATGAGCACCAGGATACTGATTGTTGAGGATGAGTTTGTGGTAGCCAATTCGCTCCGTATCCTGTTAAGGCAGGCTGGCTACCATGTGAGTGGTATCGCCACTTCGGCTGAGGAAGCGTATGCCATTTTACAAAAGGATAAACCCCACCTTGTGCTGCTAGATATCCGATTGAATGGAAGCGAGTCGGGCATTGATCTGGCCCGAAAGCTAAAAGCGGAACATATTGCCTTTGTTTATTTATCCGCCAATTCAAGTCAAAAAGTACTGGAAGAAGCGAAAAAAACCGAACCCTACGGCTTTCTCGTCAAGCCATTCAGGGAGAAAGATCTGCTGGTGGCCCTGGATATTGCCCTGTATCTCCATAAGAACAGGCTCGAGTCAAAGTTGCGGCAGGAAGCCCTTCTGGAAAGACAACTATTGGAAATTAGCCAGAATGCCTTGAACGCCAAGCAGACGTTTTTACAGATTGCACGGGCTATTCGAACGGTTATTCCCTTTGATCTCATAGTATGTGGAACCAGACCATTTACGGCTTCCCGGTTTGGTGATTACGGCTATTTACGCGTCGGACTTGATGACTATCAGTTCATCGGTAGGGATGAGCTACTGACCATTTCGGGTTTAAAAAGTGACGCCTTATCCAATATCATTGAAAACAGTCATACGGATACCCATGTAGCCACTTATAATAACAATGCAACGACCGATGTTGTCCACCTTACTCCGTTGCAAAAGCTCTGGTTAACCATTTACAATTTAGAATCATATCTGGTATTTCCCGTCGCTCTTAGCGATGGATCATGGGTTCACTACACTTTTTATAGTCGTCGGCGGGAAATGTATACGCAAAGCCACTTAGCCATGCTAACCGGTTTTATAAGCAGTTTGACTAAGGCTACTGAAAAATTAGTTCAGTCCGACCTATCTTCCACATACACGACACGACTATCGGTTGATAGAAAGCATGATCGCGCCCAAGATAGTCAAGGCTCTGTTCCGAAATTCAAAGGCATTATCGGGAATCATCCGCTTTTACTGGCCGCCTTAGACCTTGTAACGCAGGTGGCACCTTATAATACATCCGTGCTTATACTTGGGGAAAGCGGTACTGGAAAAGAAAGCATCGCACAGGCCATTCACTCCCTCTCTGTACGGAAAACCGGGCCGTTCATCAAAGTAAATTGTGCGGCTATTCCGGCGGCACTGATCGAATCTGAGCTGTTTGGCCATGAGAAAGGCGCATTTACCGGCGCCATTGAAAAGAGGAAAGGAAAATTTGAGCAGTCTCATGAAGGAACGCTGTTTTTAGACGAGATTGGCGAAATGCCATTGGACATGCAAGTGCGGCTGTTGCGGGTTTTACAGGAAAAGGAAATTGACCCAGTAGGCGGCAAATCGCCCAAGAAAGTCGATGTTCGTGTTGTAGCCGCTACGAACCGAAATCTGGAACGTGAAGTGGCTGAAGGCCGGTTCAGGCTTGATCTGTATTATCGCCTAAACGTTTTTCCAATAACCTTACCACCCCTTCGCGAACGAAAAAGTGATATACAGGCACTATCAGTTTATGTTGCCAACCGGTTTTGTAAAGAGTTCAGCAAGGATTTCAACGGCATCTCGGCAGGCATGATGGATGAATTAGAGGGGTATACCTGGCCGGGAAATATTCGTGAACTCGAGAACGTGCTGGAGCGGTCGGTGATCCTGAATGATGGTCAATCTGAACTGGAATTAAAGCAAAGCCTCTTGGGCACAACTGACAAGGTACCCAGCAAGGTAGCGATCGAAACCCTTGGGGATGTTAGGCGCATTCAGCGAGAGACAGAAAGGGAGTATCTTATTTCTGTTCTCAAAAACACGAAAGGCCTCATCCGGGGGGCCAATGGGGCCGCCGAATTACTACATATAAAGCCGACAACCCTGGAAGCCAGACTCGCTAAGTTGGGCATTCAGCGAGAGGATTTAGGCATCGGATAG